The DNA segment AGTTCATGGTTCATCTCCTTTATGTTGGCGCAGTCGAAGAACAAAGAGGGGACGCTGCCAGACAGCGCCCCCCTGAGTCCTCTGTTTTAGTTATTCACCGTATCCAGCATCACTGTGCCGTCCTCGTTGTACTTGACAGCCTGCTTTGTCATGGTCAGGCCTGCGATGGCCTCCAGGTACTCTTCCTTGGAAGAGAATCTCGGATGGCTCTCGGCGATGACCTTCTTTGCAAGGGCTGCGTCGTTGGAGAGAAGACGGTCAGCCATGATGAGAAGGCATTTGGCCGGTGCGATGCAGGCGCGGTCAGGATCGGTGATATAGTAGTCCTTTCCGTGGGCGACGCCGATGGCACCGGCTCCGTACGGATGGACGGCCGGCATGATGGCGGACACATCGCCCATGTCCGTGCTGCCCGTATCCCAGTGATCCGTGACGACGACGCAGTCCGGGCCGCCGACAGCTTCCATGGCCTCTTTTGCCAGGTCATTTAAGTTCGGGTCATTGTTGAGCGGGAAGTAGCCGTGACGGTCTTCGATCAGGACATTTCCGCCGATGGCAGCGGCAGAGCCGGCCATGGCACGGTTGATCTTCTTGTTGTATTCGCAGATGGCGTCAAAGGAAGCGCCGCGGACATACGTCTCCACCTTTGTCCTCTCCGGGATTGCGTTTACGGCAGCTCCGCCTTCGGTGATGATCGGATGGAAGCGGATGTGCTCGTTGTCCTTAAAGGTCTCACGCAGGGCGTTTGCAGCGTTCATGGCCGTCGTGGCCGCATACAGGGCGTTTACGCCGTCTTCCGGAGCGCCGCCGGCGTGGGAAGCGACTCCCTGGAAGGTCAGGTTCTTTACGACACAGCCGTTGCAGCCCGGGTTGATGGTCAGGTATTTGCCCTCGTCCATGTGGCCGGTGTGGATCATCATGGAGATGTCGACGCCGTCAAAATAGCCGCGGTAGATGAACTCTACCTTGCCGCCGTAGTAGTGAAGCGTTCCTTTTTTGCGGAGCTCTTCACGGAAGCCAAGCTGGATTAACTCCTCGGCCGGAACGGACATCAGGCGGATGGAGCCGCAGAGGCCGTCTAAAGCGCCCGGCTGCTTTAAGGCAGCGGCGATGCCGGCCAATGTCGCAGACTGTGCGTTGTGGCCGCAGGCATGGACGGCTTTCGTCTCGGGATCCGCATCCGGGTGGTTCGCACAGATCAGGGAATCCAGCTCGCCGAGGATTGCAATCTTGGGGCCAGGCTTTCCTGTGTCGAGATCCGTGTAGAAGCCGGGGATGTCGCCGGCCTTTACCAACTCATAGCCGAGATCCTCAAAGATCTTTTCCATGTACGCACAGGTTTTCCACTCCGTGTAGCCAGTCTCCGGGTGCGCCCAGATGTCGCGCTCTGTCTTTAAAATCAGGTCGCGGCAGTTGTCCACCATGGCTTTTAATTGTTCTGTTCTGTCCATAAAAACCCCTCCCAATCTTAATTTTAGTTGTGATTTGATTATACAATTTTTTTGTGGGTTTGTCTATTTAATATCTGGGAAATGTGCGTGGAATGTGAAGCGGGAATTTTAGAATCTGATGTTGCGTCATTGCGGCTGGTGTGGTTAGCCACCTCATCAACAAATGGTTCGACGGCGATAGGTAGCCGGTAACGAGCCTGCGGCTTTAAGCCCTGCCGCCCCGCAAATGGGAATAGAAGACCCCGGTGCTGGAACACCGGGGTCTTCGTTTGCCGCTCATCATTGAGCAGACACTGTCTTTTAGCCTACTGGCATTATAGCATATGTAAATATCGTTTGCAAGATACATTTAACAGGGGATGTCATACACATGCAAGCTTGCCTTACGGCCTTTTCCCATATTATTTCCCATACTGCCTGAACAGTCTCACATAAAAGTCCACATTGCTTTCCAGCACATCACTGGGGATCCGCTCGTTGACTTTGTGGGAAACGCCGTCCCACCTGGGATCCCATGCCAGACCGGTGAACCGGTAAACGCTGTTCGTCGGGCATAAATCGCAGTAATATCTGGAATCGGTTCCGCCGTACAGCATGCTAGGAATCATGGTGATTCCCGGATATTTGTCGTCAATGATGGACGAAATCAGCTTGTAGGCATAAGTATCGGTAGACTGCACGGCAGGCGGATTGTTCCCTTTTACCAGGCGGACGTCGATGTCCTCCGGCAGGATTTCTTTATAATGGGCCATGAGATCTTCCAGCGTCTCTCCCGGCAGAAGGCGATTATTTGCCACCAGCCATGCACGCTCCGGCAGGACGTTTGCCTGGGCGCTTCCGCCGGCCATGGTGACAGCCGTCGTCGTCCGGATCATTGCGTTGTAGCTCTGGTTTCCGGCTAAGAGCGGGCAAAGCTCGTCCCAGTTTTTCCGAACATCTTTGCAGAGTTCTTTCAGGCGCTCGTCCTTCATAAAGGGCACGGTTGCCTCAAGCTGCTTTACAGCCACATCGGTGAGACGCGGCTTCATGGGATTCGCCTCCAGGATGCAGGCCACCTCACCGATTCTTCCGAGAGCGCTGTGTTTGGGCGGGACTGCGGAATGTCCGCCGCCGTCGGTTTTCGAGAATTCAAAATCCGCATAGCCTTTCTCGCAGGTATAGATGAAGGCGTACTGTTCTCCGTCTGCGGTTTTCTGGATTCCGCCGCACTCGTCGATCAGGCAGCCAAGCTTCACATTCCGTTCGCGGAGAACGTCGGCAATGAGCTGTGCCGCCGGCTCCGGGCCGCCCATGATTTCCTCGTTATATCCGAAGCCGAAATATAAGTCGTATTCCGGCTCAAAGCCGTCTGCGATCAGAAGCTCCAGAGCATCCATGTAAGCCTGGATATTGCATTTGGAATCGGTGCTGCCTCTGCCCCAGACGAAGCCCTCCGCGATTTCCCCGGAGAATGGCGGATATTTCCACATGCCCCAGTCGCCCTCCGGAACCACGTCCTGATGGGCCGTCATCATCAACGGGAGCTTGTCACTTTTCCCATTTCCCTTCCAGGTGTATAAAAGGCCGGCCTTTCCGATGACCTCCCGCGTCATCTTCTGGTGTACCAGCGGGTAAGTCTCTTTGAGATAGTCGTGAAGCTTTAAAAACGCCTCCACGTCCATCTTGTCCGGATCCGCGCTTGATACGGTCGGAATCCGGATCATTCCTTTCAGGTGTTCCATGAACAGGTTGTTGTCGTAGGTCATTTTGATATTCTCCTTCCATTTTGGTTTTCTATGTGATTTATCTAATTCTCCTGCACCTCACCCGTCTCACCCGGTCGCCGTCAAGCACCAGCTCATCGCCGTCCTGCCGCACATACATGGAAAAGTCTGGGCCGTAGGAAAAGGCCGCACTTCCGTCCGCCGTCTCGTAAACGGGTGTGCTCCCGTATCGCAGCATGAAAATTTCACAGCCATTTCCGGTCTGCGAAATGGAAAACTCCATGGCAGATTCCTCATCACGGTAGGTTCCGGGAACCAGGCGGCCGTTGGGTGCGGGCGCCGCCTTTCTGAGTGTGAGTACCTGGGACGGGAGACGATAAAAAATCTGCTCTTTTTCAAAAAAGAGGATTTCATCCAGAGAACCAACGCGCCAGCCGCCGGAAATATCGGGCGCAAGCTCTGTGCGGCCGTATTCCCGCTCCATGTAAAAGGTTCCGTCTTGCTCTGCAATTTTTACAAGCTGCGGGGCGTCGGGCTTTGCAGTCAGGAAAACACCCGCCCGGGGCGCTCCAAATTGGCCCTGGGGAATGGCCGGCTCCGTGACATCGGGAAGCCCCAA comes from the Eubacteriaceae bacterium Marseille-Q4139 genome and includes:
- a CDS encoding M20/M25/M40 family metallo-hydrolase; translated protein: MTYDNNLFMEHLKGMIRIPTVSSADPDKMDVEAFLKLHDYLKETYPLVHQKMTREVIGKAGLLYTWKGNGKSDKLPLMMTAHQDVVPEGDWGMWKYPPFSGEIAEGFVWGRGSTDSKCNIQAYMDALELLIADGFEPEYDLYFGFGYNEEIMGGPEPAAQLIADVLRERNVKLGCLIDECGGIQKTADGEQYAFIYTCEKGYADFEFSKTDGGGHSAVPPKHSALGRIGEVACILEANPMKPRLTDVAVKQLEATVPFMKDERLKELCKDVRKNWDELCPLLAGNQSYNAMIRTTTAVTMAGGSAQANVLPERAWLVANNRLLPGETLEDLMAHYKEILPEDIDVRLVKGNNPPAVQSTDTYAYKLISSIIDDKYPGITMIPSMLYGGTDSRYYCDLCPTNSVYRFTGLAWDPRWDGVSHKVNERIPSDVLESNVDFYVRLFRQYGK
- a CDS encoding amidohydrolase, with amino-acid sequence MDRTEQLKAMVDNCRDLILKTERDIWAHPETGYTEWKTCAYMEKIFEDLGYELVKAGDIPGFYTDLDTGKPGPKIAILGELDSLICANHPDADPETKAVHACGHNAQSATLAGIAAALKQPGALDGLCGSIRLMSVPAEELIQLGFREELRKKGTLHYYGGKVEFIYRGYFDGVDISMMIHTGHMDEGKYLTINPGCNGCVVKNLTFQGVASHAGGAPEDGVNALYAATTAMNAANALRETFKDNEHIRFHPIITEGGAAVNAIPERTKVETYVRGASFDAICEYNKKINRAMAGSAAAIGGNVLIEDRHGYFPLNNDPNLNDLAKEAMEAVGGPDCVVVTDHWDTGSTDMGDVSAIMPAVHPYGAGAIGVAHGKDYYITDPDRACIAPAKCLLIMADRLLSNDAALAKKVIAESHPRFSSKEEYLEAIAGLTMTKQAVKYNEDGTVMLDTVNN